From a region of the Pectobacterium aquaticum genome:
- a CDS encoding M20 peptidase aminoacylase family protein: MKTASQHEPLAQFIQAFRHDLHRHPELSNQEFETTKKIRAVLEKEGIRILDLPLKTGLVAEVGGLQDGPLVVVRSDIDALPIEEESGVEFTSLNKGVMHACGHDFHSSAALGAAILLKKIEPELKGTVRILFQAAEETGLGAPEVIAVGALDNAVAIFGIHNDPTLPVGVIGGKDGALTAGVDRFEIKIAAKGCHAAKPHEGNDPIIILGQLISAVQTIISRTVSSDNNAVVSITQVHSGSTWNVIPDTAYVEGTVRTFNQAARDLIEQRFRQIVAGIASTFGAEIEFLWHAGPPSVINTPEWVEFALNVASDEGFEARRVEASPIGEDFAFYQQKLPGTFMMVGSGGPYALHHPKFRVDDRALFPTAHYLYQVAKQSLEQLSSR, translated from the coding sequence ATGAAAACAGCATCTCAGCACGAGCCTCTGGCTCAGTTTATTCAGGCGTTTCGCCACGATTTACACCGCCATCCTGAACTGTCGAATCAGGAGTTCGAAACTACGAAGAAGATTCGTGCGGTATTGGAAAAAGAGGGGATTCGCATCCTCGACCTGCCGTTGAAAACCGGTCTGGTTGCTGAAGTCGGCGGCCTTCAGGATGGTCCACTGGTCGTGGTACGTTCTGATATCGATGCCCTGCCGATTGAAGAAGAGTCTGGCGTAGAATTCACGTCGCTCAACAAAGGCGTGATGCACGCCTGCGGTCATGATTTTCACTCTTCCGCGGCGCTGGGCGCTGCGATTCTGCTGAAAAAAATTGAGCCGGAGCTGAAAGGCACGGTGCGAATTTTGTTCCAGGCTGCTGAAGAGACAGGATTGGGCGCGCCGGAAGTCATCGCCGTTGGTGCGTTGGACAATGCGGTAGCGATTTTTGGCATTCACAACGATCCGACGCTGCCGGTTGGCGTCATCGGTGGGAAAGACGGCGCATTGACGGCGGGCGTTGACCGCTTTGAGATCAAGATCGCAGCGAAAGGCTGTCACGCCGCGAAGCCGCATGAAGGCAACGATCCGATTATCATTCTGGGTCAGCTGATTTCTGCTGTACAGACCATTATCAGCCGCACGGTGTCTTCTGACAACAACGCGGTGGTGTCGATTACTCAGGTTCATAGCGGCAGCACCTGGAACGTGATCCCAGACACGGCCTATGTTGAAGGCACGGTCAGAACGTTCAATCAGGCCGCGCGTGATTTAATTGAACAGCGTTTCCGTCAGATTGTTGCAGGTATCGCTAGCACCTTTGGCGCAGAAATTGAGTTCCTGTGGCACGCAGGGCCGCCGTCGGTGATCAACACGCCAGAGTGGGTTGAGTTTGCGCTGAATGTGGCGAGTGACGAAGGGTTTGAAGCGCGTCGCGTGGAAGCCAGCCCGATTGGTGAAGATTTTGCGTTCTATCAGCAGAAATTGCCGGGTACGTTCATGATGGTCGGCTCCGGCGGACCGTATGCGCTGCATCACCCGAAATTCCGCGTCGATGATCGCGCGCTGTTCCCGACCGCGCACTATCTGTATCAGGTCGCGAAGCAGAGTTTAGAACAGCTGTCCTCCCGTTAA
- a CDS encoding amino acid ABC transporter ATP-binding protein, translating into MISVKNLSKRFGDQVVLDNISLDIAKGEVVAIIGPSGSGKSTLLRCLNLLETPESGTIEIGEQTLDTRRYSAKEAYALRRQTAMVFQSYNLFKNKTALQNVTEALIVVKKMPKKQADEIGLALLEQVGLLPQAAQYPVTLSGGQQQRVSIARALAVDPKAILFDEPTSALDPERVHEVLQVIQKLAKNDTTMVIVTHEMQFAKEVADRVIFMADGHIVEEGPAEQVISFSDNPQTQRFLRQLTKLPEPLEYDI; encoded by the coding sequence ATGATCAGTGTAAAGAATCTTTCTAAACGCTTTGGCGATCAGGTGGTGTTAGACAACATTAGTCTGGATATCGCGAAAGGCGAAGTCGTGGCGATTATCGGTCCATCGGGTTCAGGTAAATCCACGCTGCTGCGCTGTCTGAACCTGCTGGAAACGCCAGAGTCGGGTACGATCGAAATTGGCGAACAAACGCTGGATACGCGCCGTTACTCCGCTAAAGAGGCCTATGCGCTGCGCCGCCAGACGGCGATGGTATTCCAGAGTTACAACCTGTTTAAGAACAAAACAGCGCTGCAGAATGTGACGGAAGCGCTGATTGTCGTGAAAAAAATGCCGAAGAAGCAGGCGGATGAAATTGGTCTGGCGCTGCTGGAGCAGGTCGGTCTGCTGCCGCAGGCGGCACAATATCCGGTGACGCTGTCCGGCGGACAGCAACAGCGCGTGAGTATTGCGCGTGCGCTGGCGGTGGATCCGAAGGCGATTTTGTTTGATGAACCGACCTCGGCGCTGGATCCGGAAAGGGTACACGAAGTGCTTCAGGTGATTCAGAAGCTGGCGAAAAACGACACCACGATGGTGATCGTCACCCATGAAATGCAGTTTGCGAAAGAAGTGGCTGATCGCGTGATCTTCATGGCGGACGGGCACATCGTTGAGGAAGGCCCGGCGGAGCAGGTGATTAGCTTCTCGGACAATCCGCAAACCCAGCGTTTCCTGCGTCAGTTGACCAAGCTGCCTGAGCCGCTTGAGTACGATATTTAA